The following is a genomic window from Desulfofarcimen acetoxidans DSM 771.
CAGTCATCTGCCGTATGTTGTGTAAAAGTTTTTTCTCTGTGGCTTCATCAAGGGCAGAGGTTGCCTCATCAAGAAGCAATATGGGCGCGTCACACGCAATCGCTCTGGCGATTGCTAACCGCTGTACCTGACCCTGGGATAAGCCCAGCCCTTTTTCGCCTATGACAGTATCTAAACCTTGAGGCAGAGCACAAATAAATTCTGCGGCACAGCTTATATCCACGGCCTCCATGATCCGTTCATCGCTTGCGTTGGCGTTTATAAAAGCAATATTCTCCCGGATCGTTCCCGACAGCAATAAATTGTTTTGCGGGACGTAGGCAAAGAGCTTTCTTGTATGTTTATCCACCTGAATCATTTCACCGGTGTCAAGCTCAATACCGATGACCCCATTTGCGGGTGCGAATATTCCGAGCATCAGCATAATCAAAGTGCTTTTACCAATTCCGGAGCGTCCAGCTATCACGGCAAAATCGCCTTTTTCTATGGTTAATCCAGTATGGTGTAATACAAGCTCTCTGTCATACCTAAAGGAAACATCCTTCAGCCGCATACTGCGCATAGCGGAATAAACCAACGTCATATGGATATCCTCTTTGTTCCTGTCCGCTTCATCGGGCATATTTTCAAGCTCTATCAGCCTTTCCGCCGATGCAATAACGCCATACAGCTTCGGGATTAACCCGGATAAACCGGTGAAGGGCATCTGTACCTGCCCGACAAGCTGTAAGACGGCAGTCATGGTTCCAAAGCTGACGGTCGCTGCCATCAAACCGAAAGCTCCCCATATCAAGGCATACAGATAGCCTATGGAAAAGACAAAGTAAAAACCCGAATTTGCCAAAATAGTGACGGTGTTTTTCCTGATCTTCGCTATATAATGCTCCTGCCCAAGTCCCGCTGTTTTCGATTCCATTTCACGCTCCGCGCCGAAGGTTTTAATGACTACCAGACTTTCCAAAAGCTCCTGCATAAAGGAACGGACCACACCGTCCTTTTCCTGCATATTTTTATGCAGGTGTTTAAGCCTCTCACGGAAGTATTTCGTGGTCAGGAGCAGCAGCACACCGCCGGCGATAAAGATAAGGGTAAAGGCAGGGTCAAACACATACAGCACGGAAATGGCGCCAAACAGTCTTGTGAATAATGCCGCAAACTCAGGCAGAATGGTTGCGCTCCCTTCGGTGACCACCGAAACATCGCCGGTGAGCCTGTTCATCAGTTCACCGCTGTGGTGTTTTGTGGTGTGCGCATAGTCCTTGGTTAAAAGTTTCCCGATGAGGCTGCGTCTATAACTCAATTCCAGCTTGCCTTGTATACGGATTTCCAGACTGCGGGAGAGAATACGCAACATCAACTGCGATAGAATGACTGCCAGCAGCCACAAGCCCTGCATTATCAGGACATTTTTATCCCCTGCCGCAGCAGCGTCAATTACGTCTCGGCTGGCAAGGGCAAAGAGGATAGCGCACGCCGCGAACAGCGCATTGCCCAAAACCAGCAACAGCATAGGAAAAAGCTGCGATTTTGAATTTTTATAAAGCCAAAGGAGCGTTTGCTTATCCTTCATTTTTCCAATCTCCATTGCGGTATTTTAAATGCCTGATTGCCCCGTGCAAAAACTGTTTTCCTCTTAAATACAGCCGCCGAAGGGGATATGCGGATACCCAAAGTATGCTGTAGGCCCGGTATAAAAAACCGCCGCAGGAGATGTATCTGCTACCGCGCCATATTCCCTGAACAACGCCTATCACCTGGGCATGCCGTACCGGATATTCTGTGACGCATTGGTTATCGCCGGCAATTACATATCCCGACCGCGCTACCTTTACAATCCTGTGCAATATGTATTTGCCATCCTCACGTACAAACAGGGGAAGGTCATATTTTTTTAAGGGCCGCTCCTGCGGCTTAATCAGGCATACCCGGTCTTTTTTGTGGCGCAGCAGGGGCAGCATACTGGTTCCCGTTATGGTAAGAATTACTTTTCCGTCGTTTTGCAGGGTTTCCGCCATCAAAGGATGAAGTTCTGAAATAGCAACTATTTTATTCAATTAAATCGGCCACCTCTAGTTTAGTAAGGAATATATCAATATCCGCTTTTGCCTTTGCCTCGGTGGTATCGTATTCTTCCAGCAGGGCCCCGAGCAGTTCCTTACTGGTTTTACCATCGGCAAGCAGCTTCCACAGAAACGCGCCTGTTTCGTTCAGGGTGATCACACCGGTAAAGTCAAGGGTTGCTTTACCGGTAGGCACGACTACATGACTTCCCGCAACTTCCCGCAAAAGATATCCCTCTTTAATTCTCATATTATACATCTCATCCTTTTGTTTATGGTGTCATAAGCGAGCTTTACAGCGTCCATGCTGATGTTGCAATCCAAATGGTATACAGGTGTTTTTTGCAGCAGGGTGTCCAGCAGGGTCAAAAGTGCGTCCATTTTACCTTTGTCGTGGTTGGGGCGTATGCTGTGGCGGATCAGGCGCTTTATGGCCTCTTTATTGGTAAGCCTTTCAATATGGTTTTCTCCTGCCTGTTTTAAAAAGACAACCGCCTGCAAGGGTACTTTAATATTGGCATTCAAATTGGTTTTTCCGCTCCACTGCGTCCCATATACATAGATTTCATCTCCGAGCAGGCGCAATGCGGGTCTGTCGTCGTTGATGATAACCACCTTATCCTTGCCGAAATACTGCTGCCATAATCCCGCGTGGGTTGATTTTCCCGTCCCGCAGGGAGCGGAAAACAGCACGGCCTTATTGCCCATCGCCACCGCCGAAGCGTGAAGACAAAAGCCGGAGTGCTCCAGCAGCTTGTATGAAAAAGCAAAGCCCTTATGGATATACTCCCATTCGTCAAAGCAAAACTGAGGATAACTCTCTTTTGTCTTGGCCAGCGTTTCGTCGCTGATATCTATTATCATGTCCGGCTGGCCGGCAACAGCGGTCCGGTAGGGTTCTCCCTGCGCAAGCAGGGTCTCTCCCGAGCATTCCATCTTTACCTTCAGGCCGGCTATCTTGTACATCAAAGTGATCACTCCTTTCCGCAGCCGCTAAATTTTTATGCTTTAGTGAAACGGACAGGCAGATTATGTCCGCCTGCCTGTTTTAGTTATTCATACCATGCCATAGGTGCCCCGAGTTGATCATCGCTACTGGCGGTGATGGTGGTAATGTTCTCGCTGATCTCAAATTCGGTGATTTCGATTTCCGGGCTTTCGTAGGGCTTTTTCATCGTCGTCACCTCGTTCCCTGCGCAATATTAGCGCTGTATACCGTTGCCGTATGGCCTGCGCCGTCCTTGTAAATCAAATAGGCTCTCCCGTACCAGGTGTCGCCGTCTTCAACATTCCCCTTGATGATATAGAACTGGCTGGCGGAGGTATCCAGTATTTTGCCGAGGATTACATTGGGAGTATCCACCTTCAGGTCAGCCACCGCTGTCGGTGATTTTAGCAGCAACACGCCGCTCTCCACCAAAGTGAAGCCAGCCGGAAGATCTTTGATTGCCGTGAACATGATGGTCCCGTTTGTCGAATTTACCATTACATCATCAGACAATGTGATAAACGGTTTATTTTCAATCACCCCACCGTTGTCAACAAACACGGCGACAAGCGTGGTGTTCTCCATAGGGGTAAAGAATGTAAACGTGGATTTCGTGCTTACCTTTTTACCGTCCTGCTCCCAATGGCTGAATTTTCGTCCGTCCGGCGCGGTGTCCGCCACCACCGTTACCGGCATATCGAACCTGTAGCTGCCGTTATTTCCGCCTGTGGATAGGGTTCCGCCCGTCACGGTTACCGTATGGTCATCCGCTTTTCTTACATAGACGGCGGTGATAACCATATCGGAGGTTACGCTGCCCGACGAATGGCTCCAATGAGAGAAGCTGTACCCGAACAGCGGGGGAGCGATGGGAGGAGTTACCGATCCGTTCTTCGCTACATTCGTCGATTGCAGAATTCTTCCGTTCTTGTCTTTAAATGTAACGGTGTAACAAGTGTCCCCCGCAGCGGGAGCTTTGCTGAACACCGCTATCAGGTTAATCCCTGATCCCATAATGATTTCATAATCCGGGCTGGTGGAAATGACGCTTGAGCTTTCCACGTTCAGCCAATAAGCAAAGATATATCCCGAATTTGCCTTGGCTTCCAGGCGAATGGGGTCACCCATTTCACACGGCTCGCTATATACCGTCGAAAGGGGCGCCGAATCGCCGTTCAGCTTCACTGCCCCTCCGGCCAGTGTCTTGACTTCCAGGTAACCTCTTTTGACAGCTGTGCTTACATCTTCCCAAACGGCGTAGAGGATAAGGTCGTGGGCCGGCATGGTCACCGTCGCGTCCGGCGCGTCCTTGGCGTAAGCGGTGCCTCCCGTGCAAAGGGGATTGGTATACCAGTACTTGAACTTCTTACCGCCCGGCGGGGTAAATGTATTGTTTGCCGCCGCGAAGGTTGCGCCGGCGGTTTTGACACTCTCTGTCGGGGCGGTGCCGGTACCGCCGTTGGCGTCGTAGGTGGCGCTGTAGGTCACCGCAGGCTCTGCTCCCGTCGCCGGGAACTCCGCCGTGATTATGCCGGAATTGGCAGCGTTGGTCGCGGTTGCTCCGGTCACAGTGAAGAAGTTCTCGGTAACACCGTTAAAGGTATAACCGGCTTTAGGAGTAAGAGTGATGGTCACCGTATACACCGTGATTGGCGCAAAGGGGTTATGGGCAGGATTCCAGGTCACGGTCCCGGTGTATTGTGCCGTTTCGATGATCCCTGCCGCAGGCGCCGCGCCGCATACCGGAGCTGTCACACCTGTGATCGCCGCGATGCTGACTGGGGTATCCGGTACCGCATCGTTA
Proteins encoded in this region:
- a CDS encoding ABC transporter ATP-binding protein, whose product is MKDKQTLLWLYKNSKSQLFPMLLLVLGNALFAACAILFALASRDVIDAAAAGDKNVLIMQGLWLLAVILSQLMLRILSRSLEIRIQGKLELSYRRSLIGKLLTKDYAHTTKHHSGELMNRLTGDVSVVTEGSATILPEFAALFTRLFGAISVLYVFDPAFTLIFIAGGVLLLLTTKYFRERLKHLHKNMQEKDGVVRSFMQELLESLVVIKTFGAEREMESKTAGLGQEHYIAKIRKNTVTILANSGFYFVFSIGYLYALIWGAFGLMAATVSFGTMTAVLQLVGQVQMPFTGLSGLIPKLYGVIASAERLIELENMPDEADRNKEDIHMTLVYSAMRSMRLKDVSFRYDRELVLHHTGLTIEKGDFAVIAGRSGIGKSTLIMLMLGIFAPANGVIGIELDTGEMIQVDKHTRKLFAYVPQNNLLLSGTIRENIAFINANASDERIMEAVDISCAAEFICALPQGLDTVIGEKGLGLSQGQVQRLAIARAIACDAPILLLDEATSALDEATEKKLLHNIRQMTDKTCIIISHKKAAFELCNKEIRIENGRLKTRERSGCFTYDTA
- a CDS encoding S24/S26 family peptidase, translating into MNKIVAISELHPLMAETLQNDGKVILTITGTSMLPLLRHKKDRVCLIKPQERPLKKYDLPLFVREDGKYILHRIVKVARSGYVIAGDNQCVTEYPVRHAQVIGVVQGIWRGSRYISCGGFLYRAYSILWVSAYPLRRLYLRGKQFLHGAIRHLKYRNGDWKNEG
- a CDS encoding PqqD family protein, translating into MRIKEGYLLREVAGSHVVVPTGKATLDFTGVITLNETGAFLWKLLADGKTSKELLGALLEEYDTTEAKAKADIDIFLTKLEVADLIE
- a CDS encoding InlB B-repeat-containing protein, with translation MEIAGGDSLKVQYDKGDAILNLDYLACYASLIKGAVISPASGTFYKAEPANVTATVTLNDAVSISDIKAGTTSIGTGSYSVTAIDGDTATPALAINKEYLAAKAPGNLVLTVVFAKGAPATLTIAINDAVPDTPVSIAAITGVTAPVCGAAPAAGIIETAQYTGTVTWNPAHNPFAPITVYTVTITLTPKAGYTFNGVTENFFTVTGATATNAANSGIITAEFPATGAEPAVTYSATYDANGGTGTAPTESVKTAGATFAAANNTFTPPGGKKFKYWYTNPLCTGGTAYAKDAPDATVTMPAHDLILYAVWEDVSTAVKRGYLEVKTLAGGAVKLNGDSAPLSTVYSEPCEMGDPIRLEAKANSGYIFAYWLNVESSSVISTSPDYEIIMGSGINLIAVFSKAPAAGDTCYTVTFKDKNGRILQSTNVAKNGSVTPPIAPPLFGYSFSHWSHSSGSVTSDMVITAVYVRKADDHTVTVTGGTLSTGGNNGSYRFDMPVTVVADTAPDGRKFSHWEQDGKKVSTKSTFTFFTPMENTTLVAVFVDNGGVIENKPFITLSDDVMVNSTNGTIMFTAIKDLPAGFTLVESGVLLLKSPTAVADLKVDTPNVILGKILDTSASQFYIIKGNVEDGDTWYGRAYLIYKDGAGHTATVYSANIAQGTR